From the bacterium genome, one window contains:
- a CDS encoding TPM domain-containing protein, protein MRRLPALLFFFLASASIAFAQAKVPALTARVNDYANILDATQEQQLEAALAAFEEKTSTQIVVLTTPSLEGEAIEEFGIRVAEAWRIGQKGKDNGAILIVAPNDRLVRIEVGYGLEGALTDLESSRIIRNVVVPAFKSGSFFAGIAGGVDGMMKATEGEFKAEGVRMKDDRTRGGQSVVSIIFSIIVFIVLMSSRTGRMILFTGAMMGGGRRGGFGGGGGFSGGGGGFGGGGASGRW, encoded by the coding sequence ATGCGTCGCCTCCCCGCCCTTCTGTTCTTCTTCCTCGCCTCCGCGTCGATCGCGTTTGCGCAGGCGAAGGTCCCCGCGCTGACCGCGCGCGTCAACGACTACGCGAACATCCTCGACGCGACGCAGGAGCAGCAGCTCGAAGCGGCGCTCGCGGCCTTCGAGGAAAAGACATCGACGCAGATCGTCGTGCTGACGACGCCGTCGCTCGAGGGCGAGGCGATCGAGGAGTTCGGCATCCGCGTCGCGGAGGCGTGGAGGATCGGCCAGAAGGGCAAGGACAACGGCGCGATCCTCATCGTCGCGCCGAACGACCGACTCGTGCGCATCGAGGTCGGCTACGGCCTGGAGGGCGCGCTGACGGATCTGGAATCCTCGCGCATCATCCGCAACGTCGTCGTGCCCGCGTTCAAGTCCGGCTCGTTTTTCGCGGGCATCGCGGGCGGCGTGGACGGCATGATGAAGGCGACCGAGGGCGAGTTCAAAGCCGAAGGCGTCCGCATGAAGGACGATCGCACGCGGGGCGGACAGTCCGTCGTCTCGATCATTTTTTCGATCATCGTGTTCATCGTCCTGATGTCCTCGCGCACCGGGCGCATGATCCTGTTCACGGGCGCGATGATGGGCGGCGGCCGGCGCGGCGGCTTCGGCGGAGGCGGCGGATTCTCGGGCGGCGGCGGAGGTTTCGGCGGCGGCGGCGCAAGCGGGCGGTGGTGA
- a CDS encoding TPM domain-containing protein yields the protein MKHQFTDEDRARIEQAVADAETKTSGEIVPVCVASCDAYGHADLSGGIVGAIIAFVAFMWIAPEASYVGLALAQVAGFLAGYFVTRRVPVVKRFFVGERVMEVEVRQRAFEAFAENGVSETKDRTGVLILVTLLERRIVVLADKGINATVEPGLWNEVVVDAIEHVKSGSVTDGVVHAIHKVGDHLGKHFPRAAGDVNELPDALRTE from the coding sequence ATGAAACACCAATTCACCGACGAAGACCGCGCGCGCATCGAGCAGGCCGTCGCCGACGCGGAGACGAAAACATCCGGCGAGATCGTGCCGGTGTGCGTCGCGTCGTGCGACGCGTACGGGCACGCGGATCTTTCCGGCGGCATCGTCGGTGCGATCATCGCGTTTGTCGCGTTCATGTGGATTGCGCCGGAGGCGAGTTACGTCGGCCTGGCGCTCGCGCAGGTCGCCGGATTTCTCGCCGGCTATTTCGTCACGCGGCGCGTGCCCGTGGTGAAGCGCTTTTTCGTCGGCGAGCGCGTGATGGAAGTCGAGGTCCGGCAGCGCGCGTTCGAGGCGTTCGCCGAAAACGGCGTGTCGGAAACGAAAGACCGCACGGGCGTGCTGATCCTCGTGACGCTGCTCGAACGCCGCATCGTCGTGCTCGCGGACAAGGGCATCAACGCGACCGTGGAGCCGGGCCTGTGGAACGAGGTCGTCGTCGACGCGATCGAGCACGTCAAGTCCGGCTCCGTGACCGACGGCGTCGTCCACGCGATCCACAAGGTCGGCGACCACCTCGGCAAACACTTCCCCCGCGCCGCGGGCGACGTGAACGAACTGCCCGACGCGCTGCGCACGGAGTGA
- a CDS encoding arsenosugar biosynthesis-associated peroxidase-like protein, translated as MSGYFDPQHLADFTKIGEGSKELADKFFSYYGAVFADGALTAREKSLIALAVAHAVQCPYCIDAYSNDALAKGADQEQMTEAVHVACAIRGGASLVHGLQMMGHVKKAGM; from the coding sequence ATGTCCGGCTATTTCGATCCCCAGCACCTGGCCGATTTCACGAAGATCGGCGAGGGGAGCAAGGAGCTCGCCGACAAGTTCTTCTCGTATTACGGCGCGGTATTCGCCGACGGCGCGCTGACCGCGCGGGAAAAATCGCTCATTGCGCTGGCCGTCGCGCACGCGGTGCAGTGCCCGTATTGCATCGACGCGTATTCGAACGACGCGCTCGCCAAGGGCGCGGATCAGGAGCAGATGACCGAGGCGGTGCACGTGGCGTGCGCGATCCGCGGCGGCGCGTCGCTCGTGCATGGGTTGCAGATGATGGGGCACGTGAAAAAGGCGGGGATGTAG
- the arsS gene encoding arsenosugar biosynthesis radical SAM protein ArsS (Some members of this family are selenoproteins.), translating into MTIDAISEALDYGLPLSSDDAGPKPTRSLRARREPLADTSAQLRRLAEVELIDANGARIEFERTLAGAGCGALLPAALEVFQINIGKLCNMTCRHCHVDAGPDRTDAMMTRETIDACLWALDKTDAHTVDITGGAAELHPHFRDLVEACVARGKHVIDRCNLTVLLLPRFHDLPAWLAERGVEVVCSLPHYRRLSTDRQRGDGTYEKSIEALRRLNAVGYGKGDPRRRLTLMTNPVGAFLAPAQASAEPEWKAALARDHGIAFDRLIALNNMPISRYLEWLDASGNLAAYMQRLVDAFNPAAVDGVMCRNTISISWDGFVYDCDFNQMLDLSCAGEGGPMHVRDFDPAAFARRRIVTRRHCFGCTAGAGSSCGGATA; encoded by the coding sequence ATGACGATTGACGCAATATCCGAAGCCCTCGATTACGGCCTGCCGCTTTCGTCCGACGACGCGGGGCCGAAGCCGACAAGGAGCCTGCGCGCGCGGCGCGAGCCGCTGGCGGATACGAGCGCGCAGCTTCGCCGCCTCGCGGAAGTCGAACTGATCGACGCCAACGGCGCGCGGATCGAGTTCGAGCGCACGCTCGCCGGCGCGGGATGCGGCGCGCTGTTGCCGGCGGCGCTTGAGGTCTTCCAGATCAATATCGGCAAGCTGTGCAACATGACGTGCCGGCACTGCCACGTGGACGCGGGCCCCGATCGCACCGACGCGATGATGACGCGCGAGACGATCGACGCGTGCCTTTGGGCGCTCGACAAAACGGACGCGCATACGGTGGACATCACCGGCGGCGCGGCGGAACTTCACCCGCACTTTCGCGATCTCGTGGAGGCGTGCGTTGCGCGGGGGAAACACGTCATCGACCGCTGCAACCTGACCGTGCTTTTGCTGCCGCGCTTTCACGATCTGCCCGCGTGGCTTGCCGAGCGCGGCGTGGAGGTGGTGTGTTCGCTGCCGCACTACCGCCGTCTTTCGACCGACCGCCAGCGCGGCGACGGCACGTACGAAAAGTCGATCGAGGCACTGCGCCGCTTGAACGCGGTGGGATACGGAAAGGGCGATCCGCGCCGCCGGCTGACGCTGATGACCAATCCCGTCGGCGCGTTCCTCGCGCCCGCGCAGGCGAGCGCCGAGCCGGAGTGGAAGGCGGCGCTCGCGCGCGATCACGGCATCGCGTTCGATCGCCTCATCGCGCTCAACAACATGCCGATCTCGCGCTACCTCGAATGGCTCGACGCGTCGGGCAACCTCGCCGCGTACATGCAGCGCCTCGTCGACGCGTTCAATCCCGCCGCGGTGGACGGCGTGATGTGCCGCAACACGATTTCGATCTCGTGGGACGGGTTCGTGTACGACTGCGACTTCAACCAGATGCTCGATCTTTCGTGCGCGGGCGAGGGCGGCCCAATGCACGTACGCGATTTCGATCCCGCCGCGTTCGCCCGGCGCCGCATCGTCACGCGGCGGCACTGCTTCGGATGCACGGCCGGCGCGGGAAGCTCCTGCGGCGGCGCGACGGCCTGA